The segment AGCATACAGAATTAAAAGTGAGCTACAAAATGTCTAAAAAGGGGCGTTCATTTAAGAATATAGAATTTCATATAGATTTGCAAAAACCAAAACAAATACCAAGTATTGATTTTGAGCAAGATTTACAGGAACAAAGATGTGCAAAAAATATGGAAGAAATAGGCATTAAAAGGCAAGATTTAATTGAAAAAGTGGTAAAAAATGAGAACTTGAGAAAACAAGTATTCAAGTGGTATCATGACTGGAAAATTGGAAAATTAGGAAAAGTCAACAATCCTGCTGGGTTGCTTCTCAAAACTTTAGGTTTGGTATAAACGAAAAAACACATTTTATAAGTGAGATTTTAGAAAAATATTATCGTTAGAATAAATTATTAATCAGTTAGTTATAAGCGAAAAAACACATTTTATAAGTCAAAAACTAGAGATTAAGAGGCTTTATAGACTATAAATCCACAACAGATAAGCAAGATTAGAAAAAATATATCATCATAATAAAATGCTAATCAGTTAGTTACAATCGAAAAAACACATTTTATAAGTCAAAAATTAGAAATTAAGAGGCTTTATAGACTATAAATCCACAACAGATAAGCAAGATTAGAAAAAATATATCATCATAATAAAATGTTAATCAGTTAGTTATAAGCGAAAAAACACATTTTATAAGTCAAAAACTAGAGATTAAGAGGTTTTATAGACTATAAACATACAATAAATAAGCAAGATTAGAAAAAATATATCATCATAATAAAATGCTAATCAGTTAGTTACAATCGAAAAAACACATTTTATAAGTCAAAATATAACTCTGTGGGGCTTTTTCAGACTGTAAAAAAACACAATTTATAAGTAAATTGCAGAGAAAATAAATCTTGTAAATATCTAACAATGAAAAATTTACAATCGAAAAAACACATTTTATAAGTGAAAATAGACATCGTATCTGGATTGTTTCACACCTGATACTTTTTCTTCAAATATTTTTTCACAACTAGCTTGTTTGAGGGCATCAGTTTGAAGGTTGAGGTTTTGGTCTTAAGCGGAAACTCTGACATATCCGATTTTCATGATAATGTATTTAAGGTTTTAAAGGGGTGATATAAATAGAGCCTTTATATTCTCCCATTTTTTCTATTTTTTTCTCTTTTTGTAAAATTTGAATATCTTTTTTGATGGTATGGATAGATACATGCGTAAAATGATTCGCCACATCAGCTAATTTCACAGGCTGACGCTCTTCAATAAAAACTAAAATTTGTTTTTGTCTTTCACTCAAATAAGTAGCTTTTTGTAAAAATTCTTGATATTTTTTATCCAACTTCACCAAAAGAGTATCTAAGGAATTCAAGAAAAATAAAATCCAACTTTTGATATTTTCACTTTCTTGGTAACGATTCTTTTGCCCATCCATCAAAGCTTCATAATATTCTTTTTTTTGTTGTTCAATCTGATTCTCAAATGAAATATAGGTAATAAACTTATAACCCTCTTTGAGTAATAAAAAAGTGGTTAGTAAACGTGACAAACGACCATTTCCATCTTGAAAAGGGTGTATAGATAAGAATTCATAAACAAAAATTGCAATGATTAGTAATGGATGAATATCTTTTTTTGAGAGTTGTTCATTTGTCCATTCAATGAGTTCTTGCATTTCTTTAGCAACCAAGTGTGGAGGAGTGGTTTTAAAAATTACTTTTTTGCCTCTAGCAGGAGAAACAGCAACTACTTCATTAGAAAGATTTTTATAAGTTCCTTTGTGTCTTTGGTCTTTCTGACTGTGTTTGAGCAGTAAATGATGAAATTGTAAAATATTATTTTCTGTAAAATCAATGAAAGGATATTGTTCAAAAATCAATTCTAAAACCTCATAATATCCTACAATTTCTTCTTCATCTCTTGTTTTGAGTTTTGTTATTTTTAAATTTTTGAGTAAAGATTGTACTTCATCATCTGAGAGTATGCAACCTTCTATTCTTGTAGAAGAACCTGTACTTTGAATAGTAGCAATCTTATGAAGTTCTTTGAGAGAACGGTTCTCTTTTTGTCCCAGAATTTCCCAGCCACTCTGAAAAACATCAATTTTAGATATTTTTTTAAGAATAACTTGATTTACATCAAAGTCAAAGTGTAGTTTGTTGAATAAAGACATATTCTAAAGTAGATTTTACAAATATATCTATATTTTATCCATAAATTATCTATAAAAAACAAATTTCTTTTTAAAGTAACTAAAAATTTCAGAAAACTCAACATATCTAAGTAATATAACTAAACAAATAAAATAAACCAGTTTAGTAAACTTTTTTTGTAGAAAAAGGAAGCAGGAGAACAAAGTTTATAAAAACGGGGATATAATCATACCAATCTAAGAGGATTGGAAAAAGTAAATGGTGAGATGGCAATCATGATGACCATTTACAATATGAAACGTGTACTCAATATACTTGGAACAGAAAAATTCTTGGAGAAACTCAAGATTTGGAAGCCAAAGTATCCAAGATTAGCAAAATCAAACAAAAAACGAATGATTGTAAGGCAATCTACTCCATTCATTTTTTGTACTTATAAATTAGTTGCATAAAATTAGAATCGCTCAGAGAGATTTATTTGTAAAAAACGAGCATAATTTTGATAGTTTTCTAAGAAAAATGAGTTTTTTCACAGCCTGACGTTTTGCGGCTTGACGCAGGGATTAGATGCACAAATGTTGAATTTACTACTACTACCCCATTGCATTCAAACTCTTGTTAGCTGATGTTTTATTTCCATCTTCCAATGATTTCTTTTTTGGTTATGGGGTTATGGTCTCCTCTTGGGTCAATTGCAGTATTTTCCTTTGTTTCTACTAAAATAGGTGTTCCTTTTACTTTTATACATAGGTCAATATTATTGTCATTGTCATCAAGGTCTGCAATATGAAACGGATGAACTTTAAGAGTATCTGAATTTTGAATTAAAGTAATGGTAAAAGATGTAAGTTCTTTTTCTCCTAATTCCTTTCCATTCGTTGCTCTTATACCACCTGCCCAAACTGTTCTTACCACTGTTTCTGTTTCAGTTTTTGGACAATCACAACCTCGACCTTTTTCACTATAAGGATAATCTTGGTCAAATGAAAAATATTCAGCATAACTTATAAAAGGACCATCTTTTAAAGGTGTAACTTTGATTTTTTGACCTTTTAAATTTTGTCCATCTCTTGTTTTTAAATCACTTATAATTTCAACTTCTTTAGGTTTGTTATCTGGTGCATTTCCAAACTCACCAATTAATAAAATTGTTCTTAATTCAAATGCTTCAATTGCTGGTTTAAATGTTGCAAATGCTACATTTAACTTATCCCCTTTTTGAGTTGTTATTTGAAATACATTTGAGTTTAAAGTAGCAGGGTCTATTTCGTGTGAAAAAACCAAAGGCATTCCGTCTTTTCCTGGTGCTTTATTCCATATACCCATTGATTTTTGAGGCATTGCATTATCTAATCCAAAAAAAGCAGAAAGTAATACTGCTTTCCTTGTTTTATTGATTTCTGGATTTTCTTTTGATAAAATATAATTGGGAAGTTGTTTGCAACCAAGGATTAAAAATAAAAGTATAATTAAACTTTTTTTCATTTATTTCTATCTTTTGCCAATAAATTTCTTACTTGGGCATTGATTTGGCGATGTTCTTGGAATTCAATATTTCTTTGTCAAGCATCATAACTCTTTTTATAACACTTGCTCATTTTTCATACCAAAATATATAATTTATGACGATTCTTCTTCAACTAACTAAAAACTATAACTTTTTTAGTTAGTTTGTATGTATTTAAGGATTATTCTAATTTAAAATCTGCTAATTCGTAGTTTACACTTCTTCCTCCCTCATCAGTTTGTTGTAAAATTCCTTTCTCTATTAAATCTTTGATGTCTCTTAAAGCAGTATCATTAGATGTTTTGGTGATTTTTGCCCATTTTGAAGTCTTTAATTTACCTTCAAACCCATCAAAAAGTTTGTTGAGCATCAAACGTTGGCGTTCATTAATGGGTGTATGTTCATATAATTTCCAGAACTCCGCTTTTTGTAATATTTTTTGTGTGGTGCTTTCAGTAGCAAGCATAGCATTCTTCAAGCAATGTAAAAACCACTCAATCCACTCAGTAATATTACCCTTACTATGTTGTACTTTTTGTAATATCTCATAATACTGTTTTCGTTCTAATAAAATTTGACTGGACATACTGTAAAAACGTTCCCCACTACCTTCAGCACGAGCAAGTAGCATATCTGTAATAGCTCGACCTATTCGACCATTGCCATCATCAAAAGGGTGAATAATAATAAACCAGAAATGAGCAATAGCAGCCTTCAAAACAGGGTCAAGTTGATGATGATTATTAAACCAGTCCAAGAACTGATCCATTTCTTTTTTCACCACTTCAGGTTTTACAGCCTCATAATGTATTTTTTCTTTGCCCATAGCACCAGAAACCACTTGCATTTCACCTGTACGATATACCCCCACTTCAATTTTATAAGGTCCACTATATCCAGTAGGGAAAAGAGCTGCATGCCAACCAAATAAACGTTCTTGAGTTAATGGTAGTTCATAACGTTGAGTAGCATCAAGCATCATTTCTACTACACCTTCTATATGACGGCTACTTGGCACAAGTCCTGCTGTATTGATACCCAAACGTCTTGCAATAGAGGAACGAACTTGGTCATAATTAAGTAATTCACCTTCTATTTCTGATGATTTTACTATATCTAAGGTTAAAGCTTTTAGTGTTGCTTCTTCTTTGGCAGAAAACCCTAAAGCATTCATCTGTCCAATAATTTTACCCTGCATTAACCGAACTTCACCAAATATAGCATTGATGGCTTTGTCATTCCAAGTAAAATCTGTCCAGTTTTTATGTTCATAAATATATTTTATCATTACTAAATCTGTTATGCGGTAAATATATTGATTATTCACCGTAAATTTGCGGTATTTATATTATTTTTTCACCGCAGAAATGATATAAACTATATTTTGCTTTGAAAATGCTTATTATTCCTAAAATAAGATAATATTTAATAGACTATAATAAAAATACATCAAATTAATCAAATTTTAAGCTCAAGAAATTGCACTTTTTTTGGACTACTTTTTCATCTATAAAAAATACAATCCTTTTAAAAGGGCTGAATAGAAAGGCATTTTTCTCAATTTTACTATTTACCATGCTTAAGTCTAAGTTGTGTAACATTTTGTTAGGCGTTTATGCATCATTTGCTTTTTTGATTATAGGGAACATATCCTTGCCATTTCCAAGGAATACAGGTCTCCCCAATCAGGGTTTCTATGAGTTCCTGAAATACTGTTTCCCCATTTTCACTATTTATTAGAATAATTATAGCAATGCCTTTGTCAATAAAATTAATGTTGTAATTTCTCCAAGAACCACCATTCCCCTCTTTAAAAAATGCTTTGCCATAGGAAGAACATTGAAAAACTCCCCAACCTAAGCCATAAGACAACTCAATAGCATGATTCTCATTTGTTGTTTCAAAAGTAATTGGTGGAAATTGAGTGATTGAATGAATTTTAATTTGAGGTTTTATCATCTCATTAAACCACTTCTTTTGTAATCCTTTTTTTCGCATAATATGTTCAGTAAATCTAGAGTAATCTGCTATAGTAGTTACCAAAGATCCACCAGCCACGCCTTCTGTTCTTTTTCTCTTTCTATCAATTTCTCCGTTATTCAGATGTCCTACAGCTATATTCTCATCTCCAAATGAATTATGCCATACATAACCAGTTCTTGTCATTCCAATCGGCTTAAACACATGTTCAATTGCCAATTCATCAATTGTTTTTTTCGTAATCTCCTCTATTACTAATTGTAAAAGCTTAAAACCTTCACCTGAGTATGCATATTTTTCTCCTGGTGTAAAATAAATTTTCATTACTCCAAGTGTATCTTGAACGCCTGTTGTTGGATGAAACCATCTAACATTTGGAAGTCCTGTTGTATGGCTTAAACACATTTTTGCAGTAAATAATTTCCAGCGGTCGTCTGATTTTAGGTCTGAAAAATAATCATACTCATAGAGAGGTTTATGTAAATATTTATAGAGTGGCTTATCTAAATCTAAAATTTTCTGTTGCACTAGTTTCATTACAAGGTAGCCAAATACAGCCTTGCTTAAAGAAGCTCCATACATTATTGAAGCTGTATCCAAGAGTTCATTTTGGGGCTTGTTTCTATAGCCATATGATTTGACGAAAACAGTTTTCTTATCGTTTATAATCGACAAGCTAAGTCCCTGAATTTTTGCAGTATCCATAAGGCGTTTAACTCTCTTATCAATTTCATCAAATGAGACTTTTTTGTTATCTAATCTTTTAATTTGATTGGTTTGTCCAAATGTCAAATTGAAAGTAAGTAACAATCCAAGTAAGATTTTTAATTCCATATTTTTGTTTGTTATTAGTTTTCCATTTCGTTAGCATAACACTGAAAGAGATAGAGCACAAAACTCGAAGTTTGCACATCACCCACCTAACGCAAAACTGATGTGCTTGTTACACAACTCAAATATAGGATAAAAGAATGTAAAAATCTAGTCTTATAAAAACGCTGTTAGTCATTGTGTAAATATTTAATATTCATTGTATTTACCTATGCAAAAAGATCAAGAAATACAATCAAGAATGTCTATCAAGTTTCATTGGAGTCGTTAGTACCTTCAGATAACTTAGCTGAAATTTTGACCCAGACCATATGGCCAATTTATCTTAGGTAGGGATGAAATTGGATCAAATCACACAGATATAGGTTATGATAGTGGAGAAGCTTTGCAGTTTTGTGAGTAGCATGACATAAATGCTTATATTCCAAACTTTGGACAATACAAGCCAAACGTGAAGGTTTTATATACAATCCAGTAAAAAACCAATATGAATGCCAAAAAGAAGGAGGCAACAAAACTATTTTGAGCTATAAAGGAATCAATAGTGAGTTCATGTCAAATAGATAGATACACTTGAAAAAAACACGTTAAAAGGGCTGAATAGAAACGGAATTTTTCTGAATTTTACTATTTGCCATGCTTAAGTCTGAGTTGTGCAATAGTTACTATTATTAAGTTATTACTATTTTATTTTTAAACATTTTGTAAAAGAATAAGACTAAAGCTAAAAAGCCTATTGCACCTATAAGTACAAGAATTGAATTCATTATCGAGTCATCTTTTTTTTTAAATGAGTCATTAAAGTACTTGCTAGGTTTTAAGTACATTTTACTATTTGGGTAATCTATTATGAAGTTAAATTTTGATTGTAGGCCGATACCAATTACACCATCTTCAAATTCCGACTCTGCATTAGATTCGGCTGCCAACAAAGTAGGGACATTTTCTATTTTATAACTTGCAATTGTAACCTC is part of the bacterium 336/3 genome and harbors:
- a CDS encoding cell filamentation protein Fic, encoding MIKYIYEHKNWTDFTWNDKAINAIFGEVRLMQGKIIGQMNALGFSAKEEATLKALTLDIVKSSEIEGELLNYDQVRSSIARRLGINTAGLVPSSRHIEGVVEMMLDATQRYELPLTQERLFGWHAALFPTGYSGPYKIEVGVYRTGEMQVVSGAMGKEKIHYEAVKPEVVKKEMDQFLDWFNNHHQLDPVLKAAIAHFWFIIIHPFDDGNGRIGRAITDMLLARAEGSGERFYSMSSQILLERKQYYEILQKVQHSKGNITEWIEWFLHCLKNAMLATESTTQKILQKAEFWKLYEHTPINERQRLMLNKLFDGFEGKLKTSKWAKITKTSNDTALRDIKDLIEKGILQQTDEGGRSVNYELADFKLE
- a CDS encoding beta-lactamase, yielding MELKILLGLLLTFNLTFGQTNQIKRLDNKKVSFDEIDKRVKRLMDTAKIQGLSLSIINDKKTVFVKSYGYRNKPQNELLDTASIMYGASLSKAVFGYLVMKLVQQKILDLDKPLYKYLHKPLYEYDYFSDLKSDDRWKLFTAKMCLSHTTGLPNVRWFHPTTGVQDTLGVMKIYFTPGEKYAYSGEGFKLLQLVIEEITKKTIDELAIEHVFKPIGMTRTGYVWHNSFGDENIAVGHLNNGEIDRKRKRTEGVAGGSLVTTIADYSRFTEHIMRKKGLQKKWFNEMIKPQIKIHSITQFPPITFETTNENHAIELSYGLGWGVFQCSSYGKAFFKEGNGGSWRNYNINFIDKGIAIIILINSENGETVFQELIETLIGETCIPWKWQGYVPYNQKSK